The proteins below come from a single Mesobacillus jeotgali genomic window:
- a CDS encoding type 1 glutamine amidotransferase domain-containing protein: MAKVLAVLSSGHKDEKNNYETGWWGEELFAPMQLLEEAGHQVDLASPLGGKPVIDKMSISEEYDPKGKYKKLYESGKADDTMKLSDVQADDYDVVLVVGGHGAMYDLAKDEDLHKIMNSIHDGGGIVAAECHGPAPLVFAKRPNGDSFIAGKKVTGYPDEMEPEGLLDILPFSLEQEMRKISHYDQGDLEKTGHAVWADEQLVTSRDPFSSELMGEELVKALEKKGK, from the coding sequence ATGGCAAAAGTATTAGCGGTATTATCAAGTGGACATAAGGACGAAAAAAACAATTATGAAACTGGCTGGTGGGGAGAGGAATTATTTGCTCCGATGCAGCTTCTTGAAGAGGCGGGCCATCAGGTTGACCTGGCATCACCGCTGGGAGGCAAGCCGGTTATCGATAAAATGAGTATCAGTGAAGAATATGATCCGAAAGGTAAATATAAGAAGCTTTATGAGTCCGGAAAAGCGGATGATACGATGAAGCTTTCAGATGTGCAGGCGGACGATTACGATGTCGTGCTTGTGGTAGGCGGTCATGGTGCGATGTACGACCTTGCTAAAGATGAGGATCTGCATAAGATTATGAATAGTATTCACGACGGAGGAGGCATTGTCGCTGCTGAATGCCACGGCCCTGCACCGCTTGTGTTTGCAAAGCGTCCAAATGGCGATAGTTTTATTGCTGGTAAAAAAGTGACCGGTTATCCAGATGAGATGGAGCCTGAAGGTCTGTTGGATATCCTGCCGTTCAGTCTTGAACAGGAAATGCGGAAAATCAGCCATTATGATCAAGGGGACCTAGAAAAAACAGGACATGCTGTCTGGGCGGACGAGCAGCTCGTTACGAGCCGGGATCCATTTTCTTCTGAGTTAATGGGAGAAGAGCTGGTTAAGGCACTGGAGAAGAAGGGGAAATAA
- a CDS encoding DUF5694 domain-containing protein, translating into MTDKEDILSKTSQTEIRDVINCLREFEPTKVALEVLQENEEALNKQYESFIKGDYTLTINEVDQIGFRLAKDCGRKKVYAVDWNKDEDGIPDLSGLDEWKDTDEYKAFKMIAEEIVSESNTYKQKHSIREFLLWMNDPQNVLRGQEMYMKLSLVGGKENPAGAVWTAKYWYYRNLLIYKNLVSLIDSNENRIFVLYGAAHLHLLLQFIKESGIFDVKVPSDYLG; encoded by the coding sequence ATGACTGACAAAGAGGATATTTTATCTAAAACGAGTCAAACCGAAATTCGCGATGTCATCAACTGTTTGAGAGAATTTGAACCAACAAAAGTTGCGTTAGAAGTGTTACAAGAGAATGAGGAAGCGCTGAATAAACAATATGAATCTTTTATTAAGGGCGATTATACCTTAACCATTAATGAGGTGGATCAAATAGGCTTCCGTTTGGCTAAGGATTGCGGCCGTAAAAAAGTGTATGCGGTGGATTGGAATAAAGATGAAGATGGCATTCCGGATTTATCAGGTTTAGATGAGTGGAAAGACACTGATGAATATAAAGCATTTAAAATGATTGCGGAGGAAATAGTATCTGAATCAAATACATATAAACAAAAACACTCGATAAGAGAATTTTTGCTTTGGATGAATGATCCGCAAAATGTTTTAAGGGGACAAGAAATGTATATGAAACTGTCTCTAGTCGGTGGTAAGGAGAATCCAGCTGGGGCTGTTTGGACTGCAAAGTATTGGTATTATCGTAATCTGCTAATCTATAAAAACTTGGTTAGTCTGATTGATTCAAATGAAAATCGAATTTTTGTTTTATACGGTGCTGCACACCTACATTTATTGTTGCAATTTATAAAAGAAAGTGGGATTTTTGACGTAAAAGTTCCAAGTGATTACTTGGGTTAG
- a CDS encoding ABC transporter permease: MFLINKYGFTNLSYKAIYSFQTIRLFILFRIVDPFMHYIFFATLASSLVGSDYLKYVVIGNIAYYTCQTIMINYMNMFRMERRYGTLELNIASPTPTLLIIFRKGIVPLLDGLFVFIVGLVIGWVLFGITMPTGNLDTLLMLIPITMFSVISFSFLFASVSLLFSNVNLFLNISLAFFQVFCGVNFSVTLLPEPLEMLARMLPLTHSIEALRSIYSLENYDVYQLLGKEIIIGVCYLTVSVLLVSVMEKLARKNGALLKNI; encoded by the coding sequence ATGTTTTTAATCAATAAATATGGTTTTACTAATTTATCATATAAAGCAATTTATTCTTTTCAAACGATCCGTTTGTTTATTCTATTTCGTATTGTTGACCCTTTTATGCACTACATCTTTTTCGCAACTTTGGCTAGCTCACTGGTTGGATCGGATTATTTAAAATATGTTGTGATCGGCAACATCGCCTATTACACCTGCCAGACTATCATGATTAACTATATGAATATGTTTAGGATGGAACGAAGATATGGAACATTGGAACTGAATATAGCTTCACCCACACCGACACTGCTGATCATCTTCCGTAAGGGGATTGTTCCTCTGTTGGATGGGTTATTTGTGTTCATCGTAGGCTTGGTTATAGGGTGGGTGTTATTTGGAATCACAATGCCAACCGGTAATTTGGATACACTGCTAATGCTAATACCTATTACCATGTTTTCCGTTATAAGTTTCTCATTCCTTTTTGCCTCAGTGAGCCTGTTGTTCTCTAATGTTAACTTATTCCTTAATATATCATTGGCATTTTTTCAGGTGTTTTGCGGAGTCAACTTTTCGGTAACATTATTGCCCGAGCCGTTAGAAATGCTAGCTCGAATGCTCCCGCTTACCCATAGCATCGAAGCACTCCGCTCCATCTATAGCCTGGAGAATTATGATGTATATCAGCTATTAGGTAAAGAAATTATTATAGGCGTTTGTTACTTAACTGTGTCAGTCCTTTTAGTTTCTGTAATGGAAAAGTTGGCACGGAAAAATGGGGCGTTATTGAAGAATATATAA
- a CDS encoding ABC transporter ATP-binding protein: MEKVIEVKGLSRSYKLKTGLKNALDDVSFDVKKGEVFGLLGPNGAGKTTTIKILTTLLLPTAGDAKVLGYDVVSESHRIRNRINFVYGGERGVYGRLTAKEYMHYFCTLYKIKNKEQAALIKDLLHLVKLEDAEDQKIHTYSKGMTQRLHIARCLINNPEILFLDEPTIGLDPIGAKLLRDIVRDLSSKGITIILTTHYMQEADELCDRIAFIKGGKISLIGEPDFIKQSCNHLNLYEATMSIYDIDKLKADHYLNKLGIEVIKEPYYSLNFEVNEKVLERVSAYLNQFGDILKLSKRDISLEDAYIYHMKDVG; encoded by the coding sequence ATGGAAAAGGTTATTGAAGTTAAAGGGCTTTCGCGTTCTTACAAATTGAAAACGGGCTTAAAAAATGCCTTGGATGATGTTTCTTTTGATGTGAAAAAGGGGGAAGTATTTGGTTTACTGGGGCCGAATGGGGCTGGTAAAACGACTACGATTAAAATCTTAACTACTTTATTGCTGCCTACTGCCGGGGATGCAAAGGTTCTTGGCTATGATGTAGTATCTGAGAGTCATAGGATCCGCAATAGAATAAACTTTGTTTACGGTGGTGAAAGAGGCGTTTATGGCAGACTTACCGCAAAAGAGTATATGCATTATTTTTGTACGCTTTATAAGATTAAAAATAAAGAACAAGCTGCGTTGATAAAGGATTTATTGCACCTTGTTAAATTAGAGGACGCAGAGGACCAAAAAATCCATACCTATTCCAAGGGTATGACGCAACGATTACATATCGCTAGATGTTTAATCAATAATCCTGAGATCCTGTTCCTTGATGAACCGACAATAGGCCTGGATCCAATCGGGGCAAAATTACTGAGGGACATTGTAAGAGATTTATCAAGCAAAGGAATTACCATCATCTTGACGACTCATTATATGCAGGAAGCCGATGAGCTTTGTGATCGTATTGCTTTTATTAAAGGCGGGAAAATAAGCCTCATAGGCGAACCGGATTTCATAAAGCAGAGCTGTAATCACCTTAATCTTTACGAAGCTACGATGAGTATTTATGATATCGATAAGCTAAAAGCAGACCACTATCTTAATAAACTGGGTATCGAAGTCATTAAAGAGCCTTATTATAGCTTGAATTTTGAAGTGAATGAAAAAGTTCTTGAAAGGGTATCTGCCTACTTAAACCAATTTGGGGATATATTAAAATTGAGTAAGAGAGACATATCGCTTGAGGATGCCTATATCTATCATATGAAGGATGTAGGGTGA
- a CDS encoding S9 family peptidase translates to MITFKKPDVENFYRTFNIQSFTVSPDEKQLVYSTNLTGKYNLWAMDLPNQYPYPLTFIDQTCQALSYSHDGSFMVVGFDNDGDENGQLYALPPAGGEMVPLRTAEGHRHIYPFLSKDDQRLYYTSTKGNETYLNIYRYDMKSGDESIVVEGEGAACFLVAVDEEENNFAYLKQYANTYAPGFIFQDGKSYSLTPETDEQFTVGEGVFVGDEYYFVTTYGEDFDYLAKFNLNTHEFTKVLSIEKEEFGPIRYDKCTNSLYFVTSKGVNDYLYQYDLAEGTYTNSQLPASIIQGGSVAKSGNVYILAGSATKPNNIYMKEAGSDEWKQLTNLSIPGVKEEELVDPEVLTYPSYDGMMMEALFFKAKEEVSNGHVILWPHGGPQAAERKFFRAMFQFLVNRGYSIFAPNFRGSTGYGLAFTKMVEGNWGEGPRLDNIAGLEYLYENGLADRDKTLLMGGSFGGYMALLLHGRHPEYFKAVVDIFGPSNLFSFIESVPEHWKPIMNQWVGDPVKDFDKLTEYSPITYLDTMTKPMLIIQGANDPRVVKQESDQIVKALQEKGRDVKYLVLEDEGHGFSKKENEILVNRTILEFFDQFVEAKVLAE, encoded by the coding sequence ATGATTACATTTAAGAAGCCAGATGTTGAGAATTTTTATCGCACCTTTAATATTCAGTCTTTTACAGTGAGTCCTGACGAGAAGCAATTGGTCTACAGCACGAATTTAACAGGGAAATATAATTTATGGGCGATGGATTTGCCGAATCAATATCCATATCCGCTTACATTCATTGACCAGACATGCCAGGCATTGAGCTATTCGCATGATGGAAGCTTTATGGTGGTTGGTTTTGATAATGACGGTGATGAAAATGGCCAGTTATACGCACTCCCTCCTGCGGGTGGAGAGATGGTGCCGCTTCGCACGGCTGAAGGGCATCGCCACATATATCCGTTCTTATCAAAGGACGATCAACGACTTTACTACACTTCTACCAAGGGCAACGAAACCTATCTGAATATTTATCGTTATGATATGAAATCAGGTGATGAAAGCATTGTTGTTGAGGGAGAGGGCGCTGCTTGCTTTTTAGTGGCTGTTGACGAAGAAGAGAATAATTTTGCCTACCTCAAACAATATGCCAATACATACGCTCCTGGATTTATTTTTCAAGATGGAAAGTCGTACTCACTGACTCCTGAAACAGATGAGCAATTCACAGTCGGTGAGGGAGTGTTTGTAGGTGACGAGTACTACTTTGTCACTACATATGGTGAAGATTTCGATTATCTGGCAAAGTTCAACCTCAACACACATGAGTTTACCAAAGTTCTTTCGATTGAAAAAGAAGAGTTCGGGCCTATCCGATATGATAAGTGCACAAACAGCCTTTATTTTGTTACATCTAAAGGGGTCAATGATTATTTGTATCAATACGATTTAGCTGAAGGAACATATACAAACAGTCAATTGCCTGCTTCGATCATCCAGGGTGGATCAGTCGCTAAGAGTGGTAATGTATATATTCTGGCCGGATCAGCGACGAAGCCTAATAACATTTACATGAAGGAAGCGGGCAGTGATGAGTGGAAGCAGCTGACGAACCTGTCTATTCCTGGAGTCAAGGAAGAGGAGCTTGTAGATCCTGAAGTTCTGACCTACCCATCATATGATGGCATGATGATGGAAGCTTTATTTTTCAAGGCGAAGGAAGAAGTGAGCAATGGCCATGTCATCCTTTGGCCGCATGGTGGCCCGCAGGCTGCAGAACGGAAATTCTTCCGTGCGATGTTCCAATTCCTCGTGAACAGAGGCTATAGCATATTCGCTCCAAATTTCAGAGGATCAACGGGTTATGGTCTAGCTTTCACCAAGATGGTCGAGGGCAACTGGGGTGAAGGACCACGCCTTGATAACATTGCTGGCCTTGAGTACCTTTATGAAAATGGTCTGGCTGATAGGGATAAGACATTATTAATGGGCGGAAGCTTTGGCGGATATATGGCATTGCTATTACACGGCCGCCATCCGGAATATTTCAAGGCCGTCGTCGATATTTTCGGACCGTCTAATCTTTTCTCATTTATTGAATCCGTCCCTGAGCACTGGAAACCAATCATGAATCAGTGGGTTGGCGATCCGGTCAAGGACTTCGATAAGCTGACAGAGTATTCGCCGATCACTTATCTGGACACGATGACCAAACCGATGCTGATCATCCAGGGAGCAAACGACCCTCGAGTCGTCAAGCAGGAATCAGACCAGATCGTCAAAGCCTTGCAAGAAAAAGGCCGCGATGTGAAATACCTTGTACTTGAAGACGAGGGACATGGGTTCTCGAAAAAGGAAAACGAGATTCTTGTAAATCGTACGATTCTTGAGTTTTTTGATCAGTTTGTTGAAGCGAAGGTTTTAGCAGAGTAA
- a CDS encoding NUDIX hydrolase, with translation MSFPTHIVSAGGFVEDSEGNILIVKTRDGGWVYPGGQVEAGENLMDALIREIKEESGINVEVSYLVGVYSNTGTFKWYDGVTDVPTQVIFDFVCKPVGGELSVSEETTDSRWVAKDRVLDFIAHPAIKTRYQAYLDFNGEVNYMEYVNVPSFTIKHKTGITR, from the coding sequence ATGTCATTCCCTACGCATATCGTATCCGCGGGCGGGTTTGTTGAGGATTCTGAAGGAAATATCCTTATCGTAAAAACTCGTGACGGTGGGTGGGTGTACCCAGGAGGACAAGTGGAAGCTGGTGAAAATCTGATGGATGCATTGATTCGTGAAATCAAAGAAGAAAGCGGCATTAATGTCGAGGTGAGCTATTTAGTAGGAGTGTATTCAAATACAGGAACTTTCAAATGGTATGATGGGGTGACGGATGTTCCTACCCAAGTGATATTTGATTTCGTATGTAAACCTGTTGGTGGTGAGTTATCTGTTTCTGAAGAAACAACGGATAGCCGCTGGGTAGCGAAGGACCGCGTTCTCGACTTTATCGCGCATCCAGCTATTAAAACTCGGTATCAAGCCTATTTGGATTTTAATGGGGAAGTAAATTACATGGAGTATGTGAACGTTCCCAGCTTTACCATTAAACACAAGACTGGGATAACGAGGTAA
- a CDS encoding SDR family NAD(P)-dependent oxidoreductase, which translates to MSNSNKVAIITGGGSGLGQSTALRLAEEKVNIAVVDISEKGGNETVEMVKKLGVEAIFIKADVSKQEDVKNYVNQTVEQFGKIDYFFNNAGISGSGSYFLDSSIEEIEQIVGINLLGALYGVRYVAEVMLKNGGGSIVNTASSAGVIGQDSVVTYSATKHGIVGFTKSMVAEYGKDGLRVNAIAPGPTETPMVKSFYEANPAMKENATKGIPQRRLGKPEEVAELVTFLLTSKAEYINGEVIRIDGGFTNTK; encoded by the coding sequence ATGTCAAATAGCAATAAAGTAGCAATTATCACTGGTGGTGGAAGTGGATTAGGTCAATCGACGGCACTTCGACTAGCGGAAGAAAAAGTGAATATCGCAGTGGTTGATATCAGTGAAAAAGGCGGTAATGAAACAGTAGAGATGGTAAAAAAGCTAGGTGTCGAGGCTATTTTTATCAAAGCTGATGTCTCAAAGCAAGAAGATGTTAAAAACTATGTGAATCAAACGGTTGAACAATTCGGCAAAATTGATTACTTTTTTAACAATGCGGGGATTTCAGGCAGCGGCTCGTATTTCCTGGATTCATCCATTGAAGAAATCGAACAGATTGTAGGGATTAATCTTTTAGGAGCACTTTATGGTGTCCGATATGTAGCTGAGGTTATGCTGAAGAATGGTGGAGGTTCGATTGTGAACACCGCTTCAAGTGCAGGCGTAATTGGTCAGGATTCCGTTGTGACCTATTCTGCTACAAAGCACGGGATTGTAGGATTTACGAAGAGCATGGTAGCGGAGTATGGAAAAGATGGTTTGCGGGTGAATGCGATTGCCCCGGGACCAACTGAGACTCCGATGGTCAAAAGCTTTTATGAAGCAAATCCAGCTATGAAGGAAAACGCAACGAAAGGGATTCCTCAGAGACGCCTGGGTAAGCCGGAGGAAGTGGCTGAGCTAGTTACATTCCTGCTAACATCTAAAGCGGAGTATATTAATGGAGAAGTCATCCGTATTGATGGCGGGTTTACCAATACGAAATGA
- a CDS encoding cell wall hydrolase translates to MPRVKYVDSDVALIARMMRAEAEGEGPLGMLMVGNVVVNRLKANCLDFKDLRSVRDVIFQIQGGNYSFEAVQKGNVFYNRARSTEKRLAKQTLDYWRQQPSKYALWYFNPYAPCPPTWYNQPFAGQYKQHCYYEPIANTCENAYRW, encoded by the coding sequence ATGCCAAGGGTAAAATATGTCGACAGTGACGTTGCATTGATTGCCAGGATGATGAGGGCGGAAGCTGAAGGTGAAGGACCGCTGGGAATGCTTATGGTTGGGAATGTAGTTGTTAATCGATTAAAAGCGAATTGTCTTGATTTTAAAGATTTAAGGTCTGTACGAGACGTAATTTTTCAAATTCAAGGAGGAAACTATTCATTCGAAGCCGTTCAAAAGGGGAATGTTTTTTATAACAGAGCTAGAAGTACAGAAAAGAGATTAGCTAAGCAAACATTGGATTATTGGAGACAACAACCTTCCAAGTATGCACTTTGGTATTTTAATCCGTATGCTCCTTGTCCGCCCACATGGTACAATCAGCCATTCGCCGGACAATATAAACAACATTGTTACTATGAACCAATTGCTAATACTTGTGAAAATGCTTATAGATGGTAA
- a CDS encoding histidine phosphatase family protein, producing the protein MIYVIRHGQTDLNKERKMQGRKGLPLNEHGIEQAKALRDRLHNIKFDFVFSSPQLRAMQTAEIVTGLNAVKDDRLDVFDLGEADRLNVNEVKMAGPLPDPSVYKGIENPDAFVKRVFNFMNELENQHGIRELNILIVGHRCTTGCIGAYVEGIPTDRNILKFSSDTGDYKTYEFG; encoded by the coding sequence TTGATCTATGTAATTAGACATGGTCAAACAGATTTGAATAAAGAACGAAAAATGCAAGGGAGAAAGGGTTTGCCATTAAACGAGCATGGAATAGAACAAGCCAAAGCGTTACGGGATAGGTTGCATAACATAAAATTCGACTTTGTCTTTTCTTCTCCGCAGCTTCGAGCAATGCAAACAGCAGAAATAGTTACCGGCCTTAATGCCGTTAAAGATGATAGACTGGATGTTTTTGATTTAGGAGAAGCTGACAGATTAAATGTTAATGAGGTCAAGATGGCTGGTCCATTACCTGATCCTTCAGTTTATAAAGGAATTGAAAACCCTGATGCGTTTGTAAAAAGGGTGTTTAATTTTATGAATGAACTTGAGAATCAGCATGGAATTAGAGAGTTAAATATTCTTATTGTTGGCCACAGATGCACAACAGGTTGTATTGGGGCTTATGTTGAAGGGATACCAACTGATAGGAATATATTGAAATTCTCATCCGATACTGGCGATTATAAAACTTATGAATTTGGATGA
- a CDS encoding ABC transporter permease has product MYLLIREIKYFTNFNNKMYQFLLFFQPLMFLSIVYFLKQVRGDINSDKFVLASALISMWSYVLYSSGSALISQKWNDTLKLLIAAPASLFAVILTKALSNSVIALISMILSFIYARFIFQFNIGIANYGYFLLSILVLMFSLSVVGLILAIVFVASQNVFDFQNLILTPMILLCGVFIPVEQFPVVLKFIAYLIPMTWGIKSVQDTLVLSQTMFSSMGISIVVSMIYLFLAYFIVKKIEVVLRKTGSLGAI; this is encoded by the coding sequence ATGTACCTGCTCATAAGAGAAATTAAATATTTTACTAACTTTAATAATAAGATGTATCAATTTCTGCTGTTTTTCCAGCCGCTTATGTTTTTGTCGATTGTTTACTTTTTAAAGCAAGTTAGGGGAGATATTAATTCAGACAAGTTTGTGTTGGCATCTGCCTTAATCAGCATGTGGAGCTATGTATTGTATTCATCAGGATCAGCGTTGATTTCACAGAAGTGGAATGACACACTTAAGCTGTTAATTGCTGCGCCAGCTTCATTGTTTGCGGTCATTTTGACAAAAGCCTTAAGTAATTCTGTTATTGCCTTGATCTCCATGATTTTAAGTTTTATTTACGCGAGATTTATTTTTCAATTTAATATCGGGATTGCCAACTATGGTTACTTCTTACTTTCGATACTCGTTCTGATGTTTTCTTTAAGTGTTGTTGGACTTATTTTAGCCATAGTGTTTGTTGCTTCTCAAAATGTTTTTGATTTCCAAAACTTGATCCTTACACCGATGATCTTACTCTGCGGAGTGTTCATCCCGGTTGAACAGTTTCCAGTTGTGCTTAAATTCATTGCTTATCTAATACCAATGACCTGGGGGATTAAGTCAGTACAGGATACTTTAGTATTATCCCAAACTATGTTTTCATCTATGGGGATTTCAATTGTAGTGAGCATGATTTATTTATTCCTGGCTTACTTTATTGTGAAAAAAATTGAGGTAGTGTTGCGTAAGACCGGAAGTCTGGGGGCGATCTGA
- a CDS encoding GNAT family N-acetyltransferase: protein MLYRNSLEGITPDMLEGFFVGWPTPPSRETHLKLLKNSSKVVLALDKDADQVVGFITAVSDGVLSAYIPFLEVLPEYKNRGIGKELVHRMMTELADIYMIDLCCDDDLVPYYEKLGMIKANGMIFRNYEKQSGI, encoded by the coding sequence ATGTTATATAGAAATTCACTTGAGGGAATTACGCCTGACATGCTGGAAGGCTTTTTTGTCGGTTGGCCAACACCGCCAAGTCGAGAGACTCATTTAAAATTATTAAAGAACAGCAGCAAAGTGGTCTTAGCGTTAGATAAAGATGCTGATCAAGTTGTTGGGTTCATCACAGCCGTCAGTGATGGTGTATTATCAGCCTATATTCCCTTCCTTGAAGTGCTGCCTGAGTACAAAAATAGAGGAATCGGCAAGGAACTAGTCCATCGAATGATGACCGAACTTGCTGATATTTATATGATTGACTTGTGTTGTGACGATGACCTGGTCCCCTATTACGAAAAGCTCGGCATGATAAAAGCAAATGGAATGATTTTTAGGAATTATGAGAAGCAGTCAGGGATTTAA
- a CDS encoding DUF4362 domain-containing protein, whose product MKKSIRFIILLTLMLAGCQNEEQTIPEEAVDLSEPPKYIQAPDDIVNMHGEITNLERFYAFVDHVEQGKNDKVRIVKYTTEGAPMIHDLQFDGTEIHSIYDSTRDGFGSRSIEEANCEGIAVVKTDTRTDYVLEECSNQKEWDKTILVIQE is encoded by the coding sequence ATGAAGAAAAGTATCAGATTCATAATCCTGTTAACTTTGATGCTGGCAGGATGTCAGAACGAGGAGCAAACTATTCCAGAGGAAGCTGTCGATCTTTCTGAACCCCCTAAATACATTCAGGCACCGGATGATATAGTCAATATGCATGGAGAAATTACGAATTTAGAGAGATTTTATGCATTTGTTGATCACGTTGAGCAAGGTAAGAATGATAAAGTCAGGATCGTCAAATATACAACTGAGGGAGCTCCCATGATTCACGACTTGCAATTCGACGGCACAGAAATCCACTCAATCTACGATTCTACTAGAGACGGATTCGGATCACGGAGTATAGAAGAAGCAAACTGCGAAGGGATTGCAGTAGTGAAGACTGATACACGTACTGATTATGTTTTGGAGGAATGCAGCAACCAGAAGGAGTGGGACAAGACGATTCTAGTCATTCAAGAATAG
- a CDS encoding aminoglycoside adenylyltransferase domain-containing protein, translating into MVLPEVVEKVLKDYINLLNEHLPGTIEGLYIHGSIALDAYVDDSSDIDFITLTNRRLTEADSKALSYIHKQIENKYKKPEMDGVYALHEDIGKIFNNSEENIDYLYYNNGELAFGDYFNFNPITWWVLKGKGMKVFGSEIEDFSIDTQPQALTSYVVGNMNSYWSNRIQMAEASIDQLVKLPTSEIDFEIEWTVLGLLRQFYTIKERDIVSKLGAGEYGLKQLPVEWHNIIKEAMNIRNGEKQKIFNSERYRLNSTLAFSKFLINHCNYIVDNNIPLREGR; encoded by the coding sequence ATGGTATTACCAGAGGTTGTCGAAAAAGTCTTAAAAGATTATATTAACCTATTAAATGAACATCTGCCTGGCACCATCGAAGGGTTATATATACATGGATCCATCGCATTGGATGCCTACGTTGATGATTCTAGTGACATTGACTTTATCACTTTGACAAATCGCCGGTTAACAGAGGCAGATTCGAAAGCTTTATCATATATTCATAAACAAATTGAGAATAAATATAAGAAGCCGGAAATGGACGGAGTATATGCTCTTCATGAGGACATAGGGAAGATATTTAATAACAGTGAGGAAAACATTGATTATCTCTACTATAACAATGGTGAGCTGGCATTCGGCGACTACTTTAACTTTAACCCTATAACCTGGTGGGTTTTAAAAGGTAAAGGAATGAAGGTATTTGGATCAGAGATCGAGGACTTTAGTATAGATACTCAGCCGCAGGCGTTAACTTCTTATGTAGTTGGAAATATGAATTCTTACTGGTCCAACAGGATTCAAATGGCAGAAGCATCAATTGATCAGTTGGTTAAGCTGCCAACCAGCGAGATTGATTTTGAAATAGAATGGACCGTTCTCGGCTTACTGCGTCAATTTTATACAATCAAGGAAAGAGATATAGTTTCCAAGCTGGGCGCTGGAGAATACGGACTAAAACAGCTTCCAGTGGAATGGCACAACATTATTAAAGAAGCAATGAATATACGTAATGGTGAAAAACAAAAGATTTTTAACTCTGAGAGGTATCGATTGAATAGCACTTTAGCATTCTCTAAATTTCTCATTAATCATTGTAATTATATAGTTGACAACAATATACCTTTGCGGGAAGGAAGGTAA
- a CDS encoding aminoglycoside 6-adenylyltransferase: protein MGFVSKHLERDLTLPKQRGILLESALKDLTFDPKVLAIYQAGSLARGNFDNYSDIDLHIIVTTGQKANFIKEKRNRAAKWGNVLFYEDFNPASPVVVTHYDSFVKIDSWYHSPEEVVPSIWLKGYKVLYDPNNIISDIIRESSHNVYQPSADEVEFWRGKLLAFIHETYRAVMRGEIYYALANLDRVRWLVVSGWYMEMEEHLDSPYGVWSKIEGKRSKLEEPKLSLLKSWESSRNPDQIMKTIASIVPEIFRLNKLLSKQVNIAENEDHIKKIIDMVF, encoded by the coding sequence GTGGGATTTGTAAGTAAACATTTAGAAAGGGATTTAACTCTGCCAAAACAACGTGGCATTCTCTTGGAGAGTGCACTAAAGGATTTAACATTTGATCCAAAAGTTTTGGCAATTTATCAGGCGGGGTCACTAGCCAGAGGAAACTTTGACAATTACTCGGATATAGATTTACATATTATTGTTACTACAGGACAGAAAGCAAATTTTATAAAGGAAAAACGGAACAGGGCAGCCAAATGGGGAAATGTTTTATTTTACGAGGATTTTAACCCTGCATCACCAGTTGTTGTTACCCATTATGATTCTTTTGTAAAAATAGATAGCTGGTATCATTCACCTGAGGAAGTGGTACCATCTATTTGGCTAAAAGGTTATAAGGTACTTTACGACCCGAACAATATTATTAGTGATATCATTCGTGAATCATCACATAATGTTTATCAACCTTCAGCAGACGAGGTTGAGTTTTGGCGAGGAAAACTTCTGGCTTTCATACACGAAACTTATCGTGCCGTTATGAGGGGAGAAATATACTACGCACTAGCGAATTTAGATCGAGTCCGATGGTTAGTCGTTTCTGGATGGTATATGGAAATGGAAGAACACCTGGACAGTCCTTATGGCGTTTGGTCAAAGATTGAGGGCAAAAGAAGCAAATTGGAAGAACCGAAATTATCTCTTTTAAAAAGTTGGGAAAGCAGCCGGAATCCTGATCAAATTATGAAAACAATTGCCAGTATCGTCCCGGAAATTTTTAGATTGAATAAACTCCTCAGTAAACAAGTGAATATTGCAGAGAACGAAGACCATATCAAAAAAATTATAGATATGGTGTTTTGA